The Danio rerio strain Tuebingen ecotype United States chromosome 1, GRCz12tu, whole genome shotgun sequence genome includes a region encoding these proteins:
- the poglut1 gene encoding protein O-glucosyltransferase 1 isoform X2 → MYPAWTFWEGGPAVWPIYPTGLGRWDLMRDDLKRSVEQWPWKKKSPKGFFRGSRTSSERDPLILLSRAAPDLVDAEYTKNQAWKSDKDTLGKPPAKEVTLVDHCEYKYLFNFRGVAASFRLKHLFLCGSLVFHVGEEWIEFFYIQLKPWVHYIPVKQDLSDLSELLQFVKENDAVAEEIAIRGRNFILDHLRMEDLYCYWEMLLTDFSKLLTYKPKRKSNFNQITHRASRSEL, encoded by the exons ATGTACCCTGCATGGACATTTTGGGAGGGAGGTCCTGCTGTATGGCCCATTTACCCCACTGGTCTGGGCCGATGGGACCTCATGAGGGATGACCTCAAAAG ATCGGTTGAACAATGGCCctggaaaaagaaaagcccaaaAGGATTTTTTAGAGGCTCTAG GACCAGTTCAGAGAGGGACCCTCTGATCCTTCTCTCAAGAGCAGCGCCTGACCTTGTAGATGCTGAATACACCAAAAACCAGGCCTGGAAGTCTGATAAG GACACTCTTGGTAAACCTCCAGCCAAGGAAGTTACTCTGGTAGACCACTGTGAATACAA ATACCTCTTTAACTTCAGAGGTGTTGCTGCTAGCTTCCGTTTAAAGCATCTTTTCCTGTGTGGTTCATTGGTTTTTCATGTTGGGGAAGAGTGGATTGAGTTTTTCTACATTCAGCTCAAGCCCTGGGTTCACTACATCCCTGTCAAGCAAGATTTGTCTGACTTGAG TGAACTGCTTCAGTTTGTGAAAGAAAATGATGCAGTGGCAGAAGAAATTGCTATAAG GGGCCGGAACTTTATTCTTGATCATCTCCGAATGGAGGATTTGTATTGTTACTGGGAGATGCTGCTCactgatttcagcaagctactgaCATACAAACCTAAGAGAAAATCAAACTTCAATCAGATCACCCACAGAGCCAGCAGGTCTGAACTATGA